A genome region from Blautia coccoides includes the following:
- the rpoC gene encoding DNA-directed RNA polymerase subunit beta' translates to MPETANKEAYQPMTFDAIKIGLASPEKIRDWSRGEVKKPETINYRTLKPEKDGLFCERIFGPSKDWECHCGKYKKIRYKGVVCDRCGVEVTKASVRRERMGHIELAAPVSHIWYFKGIPSRMGLILDLSPRSLEKVLYFANYIVLDAGTTELQYKQVLTEKEFQDAREKYGDGAFRVGMGAESVMELLEAIDLERESKELKAGLKDSTGQKRARIVKRLEVVEAFRESGNRPEWMIMTVVPVIPPDLRPMVQLDGGRFATSDLNDLYRRIINRNNRLKRLLELGAPDIIVRNEKRMLQEAVDALIDNGRRGRPVTGPGNRALKSLSDMLKGKSGRFRQNLLGKRVDYSGRSVIVVGPELKIFQCGLPKEMAIELFKPFVMKELVSNGTAHNIKNAKKMVEKLEPEVWDVLEDVIKEHPVMLNRAPTLHRLGIQAFEPILVEGKAIKLHPLVCTAFNADFDGDQMAVHLPLSVEAQAECRFLLLSPNNLLKPSDGGPVAVPSQDMVLGIYYLTQERPGVKGEGKYFKSVNEAILAYENGYITLQTRIHVLCSKTQPDGTVMEDMVDSTLGRFLFNEIIPQDLGFVDRSVPGNELKLEVDFLVGKKQLKQILEKVINTHGATRTAEVLDKIKATGYKYSTRAAMTVSISDMTVPPQKPEMIQKAQDTVDLITKNFKRGLITEEERYKEVVETWKKTDDELTKALLTGLDKYNNIFMMADSGARGSDKQIKQLAGMRGLMADTTGHTIELPIKSNFREGLDVLEYFMSAHGARKGLSDTALRTADSGYLTRRLVDVSQDLIVREVDCCEDRGEIPGMWVKAFMDGKEEIESLQERITGRFSCETIKNAKGEVIVKANHMITPKRAARVVNEGVKEDGKSYDSVKIRTILTCKCHIGVCAKCYGANMATGEPVQVGESVGIIAAQSIGEPGTQLTMRTFHTGGVAGGDITQGLPRVEELFEARKPKGLAIITEIKGIATLKDTKKKREIIVTDNEDGNSKTYLIPYGSRIKVQDGQYLEAGDELTEGSVNPHDILKIKGVRAVQDYMIQEVQRVYRLQGVEINDKHIEVIVRQMLKKIRIEDNGDTEFLPGTLVDVLDYEEENEKLIEEGKEPADGKQVMLGITKASLATNSFLSAASFQETTKVLTEAAIKGKIDPLIGLKENVIIGKLIPAGTGMKCYSNIKLDTDLAEDEEDYDEDELELAEALDVLPAEDEEEVLQLTDEVDEVELSEEEEEAELTEE, encoded by the coding sequence ATGCCAGAAACAGCAAATAAAGAGGCATATCAGCCGATGACCTTTGATGCCATCAAAATCGGATTGGCGTCCCCGGAGAAAATCCGGGACTGGTCCAGAGGCGAGGTTAAAAAACCGGAAACCATTAACTATAGAACCCTGAAACCGGAAAAAGACGGCCTGTTCTGCGAGAGGATTTTCGGACCGAGCAAAGACTGGGAATGTCACTGCGGTAAATACAAGAAAATCCGTTATAAAGGCGTTGTCTGTGACCGATGCGGCGTTGAGGTGACAAAAGCCAGCGTCCGCAGGGAGCGCATGGGCCATATTGAACTGGCAGCACCGGTCTCCCATATCTGGTACTTCAAGGGTATTCCGTCCAGAATGGGACTGATCCTGGATCTTTCCCCGAGATCCCTGGAAAAAGTCCTGTACTTTGCCAACTATATCGTACTGGACGCAGGCACCACGGAACTGCAGTACAAACAGGTACTGACAGAGAAAGAGTTCCAGGATGCCAGAGAAAAATACGGTGACGGCGCATTCCGTGTAGGAATGGGAGCAGAGTCTGTTATGGAACTGCTGGAGGCTATTGACCTGGAAAGAGAATCCAAAGAGCTGAAAGCAGGCCTCAAGGATTCCACAGGCCAGAAGCGCGCACGTATCGTAAAGCGTCTTGAGGTTGTGGAAGCTTTCCGTGAATCCGGAAACCGTCCGGAGTGGATGATCATGACAGTTGTGCCTGTAATTCCGCCGGACCTTCGTCCTATGGTTCAGCTGGACGGCGGACGTTTCGCCACATCCGACTTAAATGATTTATATAGAAGGATCATCAACAGAAATAACCGTCTGAAAAGACTGCTTGAACTGGGCGCTCCTGATATCATTGTCCGCAATGAGAAGAGAATGCTCCAGGAAGCTGTTGATGCCCTGATTGACAATGGACGCCGGGGCCGTCCGGTCACAGGACCGGGTAACCGTGCGCTGAAGTCCCTTTCCGATATGCTGAAAGGTAAATCAGGCCGTTTCCGTCAGAACCTTCTGGGTAAACGAGTTGACTACTCAGGCCGTTCTGTTATCGTGGTTGGACCTGAATTGAAGATATTCCAGTGCGGTCTGCCAAAAGAGATGGCGATTGAGCTGTTCAAGCCTTTTGTTATGAAAGAGCTGGTGAGCAACGGCACTGCCCATAACATTAAGAATGCCAAGAAGATGGTAGAGAAGCTGGAACCTGAAGTATGGGATGTTCTGGAAGATGTCATCAAAGAGCATCCTGTCATGTTAAACCGTGCTCCTACACTGCATCGTCTGGGTATCCAGGCATTTGAGCCTATTCTGGTTGAGGGTAAAGCGATCAAGCTGCATCCCCTTGTATGTACCGCGTTCAACGCCGACTTTGATGGTGACCAGATGGCTGTTCATCTTCCCCTGTCCGTTGAGGCTCAGGCAGAGTGCCGTTTCCTGCTTCTGTCTCCAAACAACCTGCTGAAACCGTCTGACGGTGGTCCGGTGGCTGTTCCTTCACAGGATATGGTCCTTGGTATCTACTATCTGACACAGGAGAGACCGGGCGTTAAAGGTGAAGGCAAATATTTCAAGAGCGTAAATGAAGCCATCCTGGCTTATGAAAACGGATATATTACACTGCAGACCAGAATTCATGTACTTTGCAGCAAGACACAGCCGGACGGCACCGTAATGGAAGACATGGTGGATTCCACACTGGGACGTTTCCTGTTCAATGAAATCATTCCGCAGGATTTAGGTTTTGTGGACCGGTCTGTACCGGGCAATGAACTGAAGCTGGAAGTTGATTTCCTGGTAGGCAAGAAACAGTTAAAACAGATTCTGGAAAAAGTAATCAATACCCACGGCGCTACCAGAACCGCAGAGGTGCTGGATAAGATCAAAGCCACAGGTTACAAATACTCAACCAGAGCTGCCATGACCGTATCTATCTCTGATATGACAGTGCCGCCTCAGAAACCTGAGATGATCCAAAAGGCACAGGATACGGTTGACCTTATCACCAAGAACTTCAAACGTGGTCTTATCACGGAGGAAGAGAGATATAAAGAAGTAGTTGAGACATGGAAGAAGACCGATGATGAGCTTACCAAAGCCCTGCTGACAGGACTTGATAAGTACAACAACATCTTTATGATGGCTGACTCCGGTGCCCGTGGTTCCGATAAGCAGATCAAACAGCTTGCCGGTATGCGTGGTCTGATGGCTGATACGACAGGTCACACCATCGAGCTGCCCATCAAGTCAAACTTCCGTGAGGGTCTTGACGTACTGGAATACTTCATGTCCGCTCATGGTGCACGTAAAGGTCTGTCTGATACAGCCCTGCGTACCGCTGACTCCGGTTACCTGACAAGACGTCTGGTTGACGTTTCCCAGGATCTGATCGTCCGGGAAGTGGACTGCTGTGAAGACAGAGGCGAGATTCCGGGTATGTGGGTAAAAGCCTTCATGGACGGAAAAGAAGAGATTGAAAGTCTTCAGGAACGTATCACAGGACGTTTCTCTTGTGAGACCATCAAGAACGCCAAAGGCGAAGTGATCGTCAAGGCAAACCATATGATCACTCCAAAGCGCGCCGCACGTGTGGTCAATGAGGGAGTGAAAGAGGATGGCAAATCTTATGATTCCGTTAAGATCCGTACTATCCTCACATGTAAGTGCCATATCGGTGTGTGTGCAAAATGCTACGGTGCCAACATGGCAACCGGTGAGCCTGTTCAGGTAGGTGAGTCTGTAGGTATTATCGCAGCCCAGTCTATCGGTGAACCAGGTACACAGCTTACCATGCGTACCTTCCATACCGGTGGTGTTGCCGGCGGCGATATCACACAGGGTCTTCCCCGTGTGGAGGAGCTTTTTGAGGCAAGGAAGCCGAAAGGTCTTGCAATCATCACAGAGATCAAAGGTATTGCAACACTGAAGGATACAAAGAAGAAACGTGAAATCATCGTTACAGATAATGAGGACGGTAACTCCAAGACTTACCTGATTCCTTACGGCTCTCGTATCAAGGTTCAGGACGGACAGTATCTGGAGGCCGGTGATGAGCTGACAGAGGGTAGTGTCAATCCTCATGACATTCTGAAGATCAAGGGCGTTCGTGCTGTTCAGGATTATATGATCCAGGAAGTACAGCGTGTATACCGTCTGCAGGGTGTTGAGATCAATGATAAGCATATCGAGGTTATCGTTCGCCAGATGCTGAAGAAGATCCGCATCGAGGACAACGGAGATACAGAATTCCTGCCGGGTACCCTGGTTGACGTTCTGGACTACGAGGAAGAGAACGAGAAGCTCATAGAAGAGGGCAAAGAACCGGCAGACGGAAAACAGGTAATGCTGGGTATCACCAAAGCATCTCTGGCAACCAACTCCTTCTTGTCCGCAGCTTCCTTCCAGGAGACCACAAAGGTTCTGACTGAAGCAGCCATCAAGGGCAAGATCGATCCACTGATCGGTCTGAAAGAGAATGTTATCATCGGTAAACTGATTCCTGCGGGAACAGGAATGAAGTGCTACTCCAACATCAAGCTGGATACAGATTTGGCTGAGGATGAAGAAGATTATGATGAGGATGAACTCGAACTGGCGGAAGCACTGGATGTACTTCCGGCTGAGGATGAAGAGGAAGTTCTCCAGTTGACAGATGAGGTGGATGAGGTGGAACTTTCCGAGGAGGAAGAAGAAGCCGAATTGACAGAAGAATAA
- a CDS encoding glycoside hydrolase family 3 protein, with the protein MNKKRKSPLWMLVPMGVIIVVLSIVLIVITLKSESQRTETASAHGTPGGEKAEESVDAAGSVQAEPEAADTGPAQVYVSPDVPQKVKDKVKSMSLEEKAAQLFFVTPEAITQVDAATVAGEDTKKAYEQYPVGGIIYFSRNIQGPDQLKEMLSKTQNYAKEIAGVPVFLGVDEEGGEVSRVAGNKNFSVTRYESMRAIGDSRDTSRAYDVGKNLASYLKEIGFNIDFAPDADVITNSGNTVIGDRSFGEDPQLTADMAAQVVRGLQDNGVSACLKHFPGLGGTVEDSHEERAYTDKTLEEMEQKEMIPFIEGIKAESDLIMAGHISIPKSLGDDTPASLSEKVLTGLLRDKYGYDGLIITDALDMKAVSGVYSPAEASVKALQAGADMLLMPEDFKAAYRGVLDAVRSGDLSQERIDASVERILRLKMKKYDYP; encoded by the coding sequence ATGAACAAAAAAAGAAAGTCACCTTTATGGATGCTGGTTCCCATGGGAGTCATCATCGTAGTTTTATCTATTGTCTTGATCGTCATTACCTTAAAATCAGAAAGCCAGAGAACAGAGACAGCATCCGCACATGGGACCCCCGGCGGGGAAAAGGCGGAAGAGAGCGTGGACGCGGCAGGTTCAGTACAGGCGGAACCTGAGGCGGCGGATACAGGGCCGGCCCAGGTTTATGTATCGCCGGATGTGCCGCAGAAGGTTAAGGATAAGGTGAAATCCATGAGCCTTGAGGAGAAAGCGGCACAGCTTTTTTTCGTAACACCTGAGGCTATCACCCAGGTAGATGCAGCCACCGTTGCCGGTGAGGATACGAAGAAAGCTTATGAGCAGTACCCTGTAGGAGGGATCATATATTTTTCCCGGAATATCCAGGGGCCGGACCAGCTTAAAGAAATGTTGTCCAAAACCCAGAACTATGCAAAGGAAATTGCAGGTGTCCCTGTGTTTCTGGGTGTAGATGAGGAGGGCGGAGAGGTGTCCCGGGTAGCAGGGAATAAGAATTTCTCCGTTACCAGATATGAGAGTATGCGAGCCATAGGGGACAGTAGGGATACTTCCCGGGCCTATGATGTGGGAAAAAACTTAGCATCCTATTTGAAAGAAATAGGATTTAATATAGATTTTGCACCGGATGCGGATGTAATTACCAATTCTGGCAATACTGTTATAGGAGACCGTTCTTTTGGGGAAGACCCCCAGTTGACTGCTGATATGGCGGCGCAGGTGGTCAGAGGACTGCAGGACAACGGAGTGTCAGCCTGTCTGAAACACTTCCCGGGACTGGGAGGTACTGTGGAGGACAGCCATGAAGAACGCGCCTATACGGACAAGACCCTGGAGGAGATGGAGCAGAAAGAGATGATTCCTTTTATAGAAGGGATAAAGGCAGAGTCGGATCTTATCATGGCAGGCCATATCTCCATACCCAAATCCCTGGGAGATGATACCCCGGCGTCTCTCTCGGAAAAAGTGCTGACCGGCCTGCTCCGGGACAAGTATGGATATGACGGCCTCATTATCACAGATGCCCTGGATATGAAGGCTGTTTCCGGAGTGTACAGTCCTGCCGAGGCTTCTGTAAAGGCACTCCAGGCCGGTGCGGACATGCTCCTGATGCCCGAAGATTTCAAGGCTGCCTACCGTGGTGTGCTGGATGCTGTCAGGAGTGGCGATTTGAGCCAGGAGAGGATCGATGCCTCTGTGGAGCGCATACTGCGGTTAAAAATGAAAAAATATGACTATCCATGA
- the rpsL gene encoding 30S ribosomal protein S12 — protein sequence MPTFNQLVRKGRQTSVKKSTAPALQKSFNSLQKKTTDMSSPQKRGVCTAVKTATPKKPNSALRKIARVRLSNGIEVTSYIPGEGHNLQEHSVVLIRGGRVKDLPGTRYHIIRGTLDTAGVANRRQARSKYGAKRPKK from the coding sequence ATGCCAACATTCAATCAGTTAGTAAGAAAAGGACGTCAGACTTCCGTAAAGAAGTCCACAGCTCCGGCGCTTCAGAAGAGTTTTAACTCTTTACAGAAGAAGACCACAGATATGTCTTCTCCGCAGAAGAGAGGTGTGTGTACAGCGGTTAAAACTGCTACACCGAAAAAGCCTAACTCTGCTCTTAGAAAAATCGCCAGAGTTCGTCTTTCCAACGGAATCGAGGTAACAAGCTACATTCCAGGTGAAGGACATAACCTTCAGGAGCATAGTGTTGTTCTTATCCGTGGCGGCAGGGTAAAAGACTTACCAGGTACAAGATACCACATTATCCGTGGTACACTTGATACTGCAGGCGTTGCCAACAGACGTCAGGCCCGTTCTAAATACGGTGCTAAGAGACCGAAAAAATAA
- the rpsG gene encoding 30S ribosomal protein S7: MPRKGHTQKRDVLADPLYGNKVVTKLVNNIMLDGKKGVAQKIVYGAFAKMEEKAGKPAIEVFEEAMNNIMPVLEVKARRIGGATYQVPIEVRPERRQALALRWITLYSRKRGEKTMEDRLANELLDASNNTGASVKKKEDMHKMAEANKAFAHYRF, translated from the coding sequence GTGCCACGTAAAGGACATACTCAAAAAAGAGACGTTTTAGCAGATCCGTTATACGGAAACAAAGTGGTTACCAAACTTGTCAATAACATTATGTTAGATGGTAAGAAGGGTGTAGCTCAGAAGATCGTATACGGTGCGTTCGCTAAAATGGAGGAAAAAGCCGGTAAACCGGCAATCGAAGTTTTTGAAGAAGCAATGAACAACATCATGCCGGTTCTGGAAGTTAAAGCCAGACGTATCGGTGGTGCTACCTATCAGGTACCTATCGAAGTAAGACCTGAAAGACGTCAGGCATTAGCTCTTCGTTGGATCACTCTGTATTCTCGTAAAAGAGGAGAGAAGACAATGGAAGACAGACTGGCTAATGAATTATTAGATGCTTCCAACAATACAGGTGCATCTGTTAAGAAGAAAGAAGACATGCATAAGATGGCTGAGGCAAATAAAGCATTTGCTCACTATCGATTCTAG